Within the Salvia hispanica cultivar TCC Black 2014 chromosome 4, UniMelb_Shisp_WGS_1.0, whole genome shotgun sequence genome, the region CATTCTTCACTAATTCATCTCTATAGAGTTTATTCAATGATATATATACACAACAAAAGGTAAATCATTTATACACTGAGcacttattttcattgattagatttgaatagatttttGGAATGATTAAGCTCAAATTTCGCCTCAACATACtactgaaaatatatatatttggttGAATTGTGTTAAATCGATCAGTATGTTGATTGGTttgcaaataaataaacaaacaaacaaatatcGAATATAATTTTCAGCGTTATAGGaattttcaacataattttGAATACAATTTATGACCAACTTGGATAAGGCCAAATTTCATTGCCTATTGGATCCTTAATGGCAGTCGAACAATGATCCAATTACTGTTGTTGAATGTTAGTATTCCGTTACGTATACACGAAAGAAGAAGAActgtaacatcccgaatttccgaaccctaattttagagccctaaaatttattattgatgacgtagaagatgtgaattatttgataagtgGATTTATTGCATGAGCTTCTTTGACCgagaagtttgaaaagtcaaatttgttgactatgtgatgtggcacgtgatttattaaattatgaggtgaATTAATTGTTTGAGGGTgggtgagaatattagagaaaatttccataaatactagccaTTTTCGACCCCcttgatttttgaagaagaaattctatttttctggatttaatttaattcttgggatatttatccaaattaaatccaagacccaattattccttattcTAAAGAGGGAAAAATCGAAACCCCCTTGTTatttggtgattttcgaaaatcactatgttgggaaggaagaaattattttattgtttaattgatcccttatttgatctccttccatacctagaattaaaatattctaccaaatctttccatacctcaagagacCTTGCCATATCTATTttagttgatatttaaaaatcccTTCCTTATATTTACAAGACTAAATACACGCCTAATTCATTCTTCCAAGGGgagatttttaatattttatttttctccgtgatattttattctactccgtaaaatataccaaaaacaaaatgttgGCTAATTGGGAGCCAtatatttcgaaaattacatgcCTTGATAccctagtctatttttgttaattcttctttcctacttcacaatatttatttatttaattgtggagaatgaaatcttaccaaatattctattttagttaCCTAAAGAtaagatcttgttgagcactataaataagagaatccctaaccctagcccccataaaTTTCGCCCCTCtcctctctcccactctctccaattttttcttccattctccaatatttttgtcatcttttgaagaagaattgaagtttgatccaagaatcttgaagaaccGAGTCtaatactttgtttctaccgttcgtttttctcaaaaaggtattcttatattaatcttcttcttgCTACTCGAaacctcttctttctaaccgattaatcggtcttcttgagccctcatgcatcttggttgagtgaaagtgggataaagggGATATGGGAATATGTTAcatgtgtgtggcgtgtgtgtgtgtgtgtgtgtgcgtgtcgtgtgtgtgtgttgtgttggtgtagtgtgtgtttgatggctaaatattCTTGTGTGACATATGTCGATGTTAGATCTAGATTGGAGATGCGAATAGAActtgtgtgataaacatgatcttgattgattagtaatgataagataaatcgatgggaaaaagggaaaagtattgagacatgcatgagtaagagtagtgttgaacctaatttgtgatatgtgcctatgtgattaaaaggtgaaactttggttgcgaagccggataacggaatagcgaaactacttgaaatctaagcagtcgaggtgggctttactcttaaaactctcttttattttgtcaaaagtattgattggtgttataagggtggtttaactgttatgccatgcccaTGTTTgctttattgtgatattgtgtgcctgatgcctagtttgtgagttcgcgccattgggctatagggctatgaaTGTgattatacgaattcgggtctgagtatgggccgcaaaccctaccaggctgtgtacacgaggggatcgggagccgtccttgctagtcggccggtctcgtgggcgaaaagtgtggccacactttcgtcgcaccatggaaagattgtgattgtgaaaattgatgagaaaatggggagttattttgactggccagtctatgaaaatatattttgtgatactcgtgatattctcttataactgcttaaaactcgagttcacttggtaagggtggcataacttataaaatgttttggcaatgagctcactgagtatttcaaaatactcagccctgcatgtgttttccttatgtgcaggttgaacgatgacgagcggtggcgggtgttgagcatgataactaattaagatggatattttgaacttcaagcgtagttgtgtcctCATACATAGCTactctttctcttggtcgtcttccgctgaattttgatacactttaggatttgtttttgggataTTTGCATCTTGCCTCCGATTTGAGGCCTTAGCccttttcttgtgatttttatCTTGGATATTATGTCGTACTCTTGAGATTTTGATCGTTATTTAAGATacccctttctctttcttattcaagcttctaggttaagttgttgcttTACTGCTCTGATGTTTCCTCTAAATGCTATGGTCAACACTCTTTAAAtaaaaccctagcctatgtttacttctttagaGTCCATTtggtagcagccgccgcatttattgtaccctaggagggcgggctgttacaagAACATTAAGTCGTTGTAGTATACTGGTAAGTATTCCCACTTGTCACCAGGGTGACCCGGGTcgatccccggcaacggcgattttcattttaaaataaaggcTGTTGCACCATATTCATCTTTTTGTAACTTATTCATTCTATGAACAATGAACAAGTGTGCCTTCCATATAAAAAGAAGACCTTAACCTAAACCAACATCACATGCACGCAAAAGAACAAAAGGGCAATGAACAACAAATAGACACGCTCTTGCAAACACGAACTGAAGCTGTTTATAACTCAAAACTTAATACTATCACTTGTATATTAATAAAGGTATTCAATTCAATGgagaaaattaactaaaattggGCAAAGCCTCAAGAGCCAagtgattaaaattttaaataaacgCTGGGGATCTTGATGAGACCATAACTTGCGTAATGCATTTTAGTTTGGGGGCATCTCTCTCCctaaaaaaacattatatatCCACATTGAAATTCGAGAGCATTTGATGCAACCATCACCTACTCCAAGCTATCCTTTCTCTACTTCTGACGTAGGTGCATACGtatataaatcaattatagatgaaatttttagatatttttttcgaaatgaagaacaaatacaactcacaaataaatcaaaacagaaaaaccatgtagtactataatatatgcacctctattttaaaattaattaatattgagaatgataaataaaaagaattaatgaCATAAATGTGTACTATAttctccctccgttccaaagTAATGGAGACTttttttttcggcacggagattaagaaaaattatgttaagtgaattaagtaaagggataataaagtggaaaatgaaaatggtagagagatgaagagagaaaaatagtaagagagagtaaaataggtgTGGGAAAATTTgttaacttttactaaaaatgaaaatgacactattactatgaaacgtaccaaaatggcaaaatgactatgttactatggaacggagggagtactaatttataaaaaaatataaaatgtttacgataatagttaaataaaataattttaattgattgtcATCCGATTAGCCCACTGAGCTAACTAGAAATCTGAACGTTTAGGGCTGTGATCGTAAATTTAATCTGATTAGCCCACACCCAACTATTCCAATAAATTGACCTGGAAGATGGGCTGGGAGGAATGAAATCCCTATCCACATTGTACCCCACGTTCCCACCgctaaaataaatactcctacatgcatatatcCTTTCTCTATTTCTGACGTACTTGCATGCGTAAATCACTTattagttcaatttttttaggtattttttctaattgaagaacaaatacaactcagaaataaataaataaaagctatgaataatataaattttcttataatgTATACTACTCCAATTGGtaagaattttgtattcattCAAAAGGAGGAATTATCAAGCTAATTTACGTAAAACGTATACGGACATagaataatatactactcctcCTTAAGAAATTGACGATTTCCAATTGTTCGGTCAAACTGGTTGTTAGcaaaactatttttaacaTCTTAGGTGCAAGTTTTTAATTCACTCTGTCTTAGTGAACAAGTTTTCCTTCTCTATAAGTAGACCTCCAAAACTAGGATTAGTAGTATAACACATCCaccaaaataaagttaaatacATAGACATAGATACAGATACAAAATGTCTGAAGTGAAGTTGTTTGGAGCTTGGTTTAGCCCTTTTGTGAAGAGAGTGGAAATGTCCCTTAATTTGAAGGGTGTGgaatatgaatatattgaaGTAGATCTCAAAAACAAATCACCTCTTTTTCTTGAATATAATCCAATTACCAAGCTAGTGCCTGTTTTAGTTCACAATGGcaaacccatttttgagtCCAGTGTGATTCTTGAATACATCGATGAGACGTGGGAAGGTCCTTCTATCTTTCCCAAAGATCCCTACGACCGTGCCATGTCGCGTTTCTGGGCCAAGTTCATCGAGGATAAGGTACCAAAATTGAACCCTTGCctttttttatcatgtttCATAATTGAAGTTAAGAAAGTGAAGTAATTAAGTTGATGATTTCAGTGCTCGGGTCCGTTGTGGAAAGCATGTTGGAGTGCGGGAGAGGAGAGGGAGAAGGCATCCAAGGAAGCGGAAGAAGGGCTCAAGATTCTAGAGAATGAAATCAAGGACAAGAAATTCTTCGGAGGCAACAACATTGGACTGGTAGATTTGGTTGCCAATTTTATTGCATTTGGGATTCCAATTCTTCAAGATGTGGTTGGATTCCACATTTTGACGCAAGATAAATTTCCTAATATATGCAAATGGGCTGATGAGTTTTGCAATGATAgctttgtgaagaaaaatatgcCTGAGAAGGAGAGAGTGAGATTGTGGTTGAAGAGGGCTTTTGAGACTGGCAGTCTCTACTAATTAAGAGCGACTTCAATATTCCAGCATGTGTATCGTTTATTTATAGTGTCGTGTTTTAATTATGGGTACGATAAATAGTTTCTTATCTATGTATGCTTGTGTTCGAATAAGACATTGTGTGATATATATGTCAAAGATTGGTGTATTTGTTAGAGAGCATATGTTTTCGTCATTATTTGTGTTTGCTTTCGTGTGCATGCTATTAATATCTGTCTTAGAGGAAATGAATTGGTATCTAAAAAAAGGTATTGGTAAAGTAGTAACTGGGAGGTtgagaaaaatagataaagtaagagaaaagaagatagtaaaataatagagGAAATAAGGTTGATAGATTGTGggatctatttattaaaataaaaggtttacagagtttttatttttataaaatggacaaaaaaaaaatagtttataattttacgAGATGGAgatactaaaattatttttaaaatatttttcttgtaaACTTTATACTTAACTCTAAAAGTCCCACATTATATTCTTTACTTAGACTCAAAAaagagtttaaaaaattaattaaatattagtggAAAAAGATAGCAAacgtatactaaaatatagagggaatataatttttagtccacgaactttgtcaaactatcatttttggtccgtaaattttgaaaatatcttttGAGGTCCGTCAACTTCAACTTAATATCATTTaaactacttttttatatatttttcggtaagaaatatatttaagaCCATAAAGGGCAATTTGATcgatttattctctcttcttcattaaaatatttaatttcctcctctttctttttttccttcccCTTCTTCCTTCCTCATATTAATTGTCCATGTCAAAGTCGATTCTCACCCCAATTTGAAGAATTCAAAGCATCAAACACAAGAATTCAGAATCGGTGTGCGTAGTTTGAGTCCAGAACACCCGAGATGTTCAAGAATCTTAGACTAACTAACAACAGAATATCAACTGGGAAATAACCAGTGTAGGATTGATCGAAATATCCAAGTAGTTCAACGATTTAAGACCAGAGATATCTAGAGACTAGAGAGTTTTGAGATTAGTTAGGTTAGTGAAGAGataagaagaaagaaagagatattaactatttaagtgaagaagagagagtaaataaactaaattgtCTCTCTTGTCCCTGAGGGTATTTTTGTCCTAAGAAAAATTCgaaatagtgaaaaagtaGCTTAAATGATAGTATTAAGTCGAAGTTGACGTAACTCaaaagatattttcaaagtttacggaccaaaaaagaatagtttggcaaagttcatggactaaaaaaatgttccacctaaaatataatctctccgtccaataaaaatatgggcataTGATATGGCacgagaattaaaataaaattggtaaattaagagatatGAAAGGAAAGATAgttaggccatgtttggttgacgGGAAAGTAAAGatggcaaggaaaatgattcctggGAAAAATTAATCCCGGGAATTTGATTCCTAGAAACTTTACTTTCATGTTcttggaaaatatcaagatttttaatttctatttaatttaaataccaaaactaaaagtatacttattattatcttaattataaaaaaagaataataatgaaatttttttaataaattattaattacaaataataactattatttattactatttattaatacattagatagtttaaataataataataattattattattattataattataattattattataataataattataattattatatttactgatattataattgaataaattttataatataaaatttcacgactttattgattaattgttaatttataaaatataataattatgtattatactatttatattatttaattatattttaataatttaataaattattgatattataaaattttataaaatatagttataattatgataattttaaatatagttatttattataatgaaattaattaggatttataattttaaattatttttaaacgttgtaatcaataataataataataataataacactaataataataataataataataataataaactatACGATAGtgcattaaatatgtaagaatcttAAAACTGAGAAAAAGAATACCAAAGAAAAGTTATGATTCAGAACCCTGGAAAGTTGTACTACTAATTTTCCTCGTTCTCGGGATTCTGAATACTTTctcaatttgattaaaaactgaaacaactacaagaatttaaaatttaagaaatcagattactttctcTGTAACACCCCGAGTTTTCGTGTAAAgtttttggagaaaaaaaaaaattggactAAGAGACGATTGGAAATAAAGTGCAaggaattttatattttaagaataaaagtaAAGGGTATACTTCTATTGGATAAATGTGGATACAGCGTGAAGAAATGGAAATACATGGACGATGGAAATAATACATGCCCACAAGTGTGATAAAATCAACAAGCACCTATTCTACGCTATCTATCCTACTTCTTTAATTCTCAAGTTGGAAGCAAACTAAATTGGGAATAGAACCAAATGAGCTCAAGAGGagcatcttctttcttttcctctcCTTCTTAATCTCGATTTTGCTTCCCTCCACAAGCTCCAAGAATGCCTCCATGTACCACGGGCAGCGACGAGCTCCGAGAGGCCCGGCTGAGCGGAGACGCTGCCGGGGCAGCAGAGTAAGGCGGCGGCTGGTGTCGGCGCCGCCAAGTGAAGATGGAGAGAGGGGCGATGGCGTCGCTGCCTTCCGGAGAGAACTCGGCGGAGAGAGAGAGCCCGACGGAGGGAGTGAGCTTGGAGCCGACGGGCTGCCATCGGCGAATTCAGCCGAGAGAGGAATAGAGAGCTAGACGGAGCCAGAGGGAGCCGCCGGCGCTGGCCGAAGAACGCTCGGCCGAGGGGGGCCGAGGCGAGTTTGCCGGCGACGCAGGTGAGGCGCGATCCCGCCGAGAGGAAAGGAGACGAGGTGCGAATTCGAGAGAGGAGGCGGAGCCGGTGTAGTTCCGGCAACGCAGAGAGGCGATGATTCGCCGGAGAGACGACGATTCCGCCGGAGAGGTCGCGAGGGAGGAGGGAGAACCGCCGCTGTTCTCGTCTCGTTCGAGAATCCCTAGTCTGGAAATTTGGGAGATAGGAATTTGAGAAGGGAGAAGTCACGATGGAGGAGATGAGTAAATGGGTCCCTGCTTTGGGCCTAAGGCAAATTAAGTGGCTGGgtgaaatttaaatcatttggGGTAGGCCCCATAGGAATTTATTTGAGTGTATATTTTGTGATGGACTATTGGGCCAAGTGCCATTCTTTATCTAGGAGATAGAACAAAGAATAATTGGAGAAATAAGgaagtttaatttttaggaaGTGGGCCGAGAATTCCTATTTATTGGACTTGAGAAGCTATTTGTTGGATGGGATTAATTTAAGGATTGAGTTGgagctcaattaattaattcccgaataatttatttagatttcCAAAGAAGAAAAGTAGTAAAGTGTGAGACGCGAAAGCCGACCGGCGTCGCCCCGCGACGCCTTGGGCGGCCACTAAGGAAATAGGAGGAAAGAGAGATGACGTTCTCGAGCCACggaaataattaagtttaataaagaagtgctattaattaaatttcccgatttaattaatatgcgaGTTTCTAAAAATTTCCTAGAAGTGAACGAAGGataagagaattaattaggggcATGCATTCCTATAAGTATGAGAACTTCTTGAGTCTTATTAGTACGTTGTTTGCTTTCAAAAGGCTATCTCTGCGAGTAAAGGCGGAGTGAGGAAAAACCAATTTAAGGAGTTTTAAGCGaatgaggtgggctttctgTTAAAGTTACAGTTTTTACGAGAAGTATTTTTACGTGGGCTTTCGAACTAAAGTATTTTTACGTAGGCTTTCGAACTAAAGTATTTTTACGTGGGCTTTCGAACTAAAGTATTTTTACGTAGGCTTTCGAACTAAAGTGTTTTAGTGagctttttatttatgatatgaTGTTACGTGGGCTTTCGAACTAAAGTATTTTTACGTGGGCTTTCGAACTAAAGTGTTTAGTGAGCTTTCAGTTTAATGTATGATTGCAgtatttatgaaaagtatTTGGTGCGCTTTCTATTTAAGATATGATGTTAAGTGCGAGCTTGCTATTTAATGTGCAGTTTTATGAAAAGTGCTATTTGCATAAAGTGAAAGTGATGTGATTTATAGTATGATGTTATGTGTTGCCTTACGAGTACTCGTGAACTGTTTAGCCTTTGTCGAAGTTATGAGTTCGGCTTTGACCGATAGAAATGAGTTTTGTTCCAAATATATTTACGAGGAAAAAGAAGTTTTGAAAGTTATGAGTTCGGCTTTGACCgatagaaaaatgagttttagtCGAAAATGTTTATGAGGAAAGGAAGTCTTGAAAGTATGTGCTCGGCatttgataaaagaaaaatgagtttatgTTCCAAAAAGgttttatgagaaaattaaAGTTGCAAAGGTTATGCCaagccatgttttgttttgaactttgCCTATCTAATTGACTAGCAAGGACAATGTCGCTACTAGACCAGGAGTTTCAGTTTTGTGAATTCGGGTTTGTAAGTGGGATGAGCCCATACATTCCAGTTCACCAGGAGTTTCGTGAATTCTGTTCACTAGGAGTTTTAGTGGGCTTATGTTCCCCAGGAGTTAGTCAGATATGGCATAAGTTCCAGGAAAATAGATCGACAGAtcacttttgaaaaatgagaagGAAAATGTTTTAGTGTTCTCGGAACTTTTCCTAGAACCCCGAGTTCACTTAAGTGTGGCTTGACAGAACTAGTTTTcagtaaaatatatttcggcacgtgtccactgagtacaccaagtactcagccctgcatatgttttaaaaatgtgcaggttgagcagtgatgACGGCgggcggtgttgagcataGACGATGAAGATCCTTCGATAGAATAGTACTTGGATGCGTCGTGTCTCCATACACGATGTCATCTGCTCttgactcttccgctgcaatgTAAAAGTCGAGATTTCATTCTCTTGTACCATGCACTctgatttttatatatattccaaGTTATTTCAGTTCAAGATCAGTTGTGCCAcagttttcccctttcttccccgcttctttcaTCCTCCCCTAGTCACGATCAACCGGGccttctatccttagaaagtgcggtcgtgacattCTCAGACAGAATCCtggcaaccaaacatggccttaaAGTAGTTTTAGTGGATATTGAgacccacattattattagtattttaatggTGGTAAAGTTGTAAATAACTTGATATATATGGATAATAAATTgggataaatttttataaataaaaatgtctttatttttatttttatgggacatacaaaaatgaaaaatacacatattttt harbors:
- the LOC125221641 gene encoding probable glutathione S-transferase; amino-acid sequence: MSEVKLFGAWFSPFVKRVEMSLNLKGVEYEYIEVDLKNKSPLFLEYNPITKLVPVLVHNGKPIFESSVILEYIDETWEGPSIFPKDPYDRAMSRFWAKFIEDKCSGPLWKACWSAGEEREKASKEAEEGLKILENEIKDKKFFGGNNIGLVDLVANFIAFGIPILQDVVGFHILTQDKFPNICKWADEFCNDSFVKKNMPEKERVRLWLKRAFETGSLY